A section of the Pseudomonas sp. FP453 genome encodes:
- a CDS encoding ABC transporter ATP-binding protein, whose protein sequence is MLQVQGVFKSYATPQGPLAVLAGVDLHLAARSSLALMGESGSGKSTLLHLVAGLDRLDGGTIAVGEQRLDQLNEAQLAHWRRTQIGLVFQQFNLIGSLRVDDNLAFQARLAGRFDAHWQAHLVERLGLGDLLKRYPEQLSGGQQQRVAVGRALASRPALLLADEPTGNLDEATSDDVLQLLLDLLRDSPTSLLMVTHSPRLAARLDRQVVLHRGHVVPAGAV, encoded by the coding sequence ATGTTGCAGGTGCAAGGTGTCTTTAAAAGCTACGCCACCCCGCAAGGCCCGCTGGCGGTGCTGGCGGGTGTGGATCTGCACCTGGCAGCGCGCAGCAGCCTGGCGCTGATGGGCGAATCCGGCAGTGGCAAGAGCACCTTGCTGCACCTGGTGGCCGGCCTGGATCGGCTGGATGGCGGCACCATCGCGGTGGGCGAGCAGCGCCTGGATCAACTCAATGAAGCCCAACTCGCCCATTGGCGGCGCACGCAGATTGGCCTGGTGTTCCAGCAGTTCAACCTGATCGGCAGTTTGCGCGTGGACGACAACCTGGCCTTCCAGGCGCGTTTGGCGGGGCGCTTCGATGCGCACTGGCAGGCGCATCTGGTGGAGCGCCTGGGCCTGGGGGACTTGCTCAAGCGTTATCCCGAACAGCTCTCCGGTGGCCAGCAGCAAAGGGTCGCGGTCGGCCGGGCGCTGGCCTCGCGCCCGGCGCTGTTGTTGGCCGATGAGCCCACCGGCAACCTCGATGAAGCCACCAGCGATGACGTCCTGCAATTGCTCCTGGACCTGTTGCGCGACAGCCCCACCAGCCTGTTGATGGTCACCCACAGCCCGCGCCTCGCCGCGCGCCTGGATCGCCAGGTGGTGCTGCATCGCGGGCATGTCGTGCCTGCGGGCGCCGTGTGA
- a CDS encoding histidine phosphatase family protein, whose product MVNEVVDLTLTKPRSPRAFFKRLRRIWLGIGVVGLLLGCSLLWPASPRDLGVGNRLLTSQVMPLWRDGDVIVLVRHEERCDRSSNPCLGPVEGLTVSGSQQAEKLGKAFAALGMAGSDVLASPAIRTAQTVRFMFGKSEFTSGERAVCGTAMGEELLSHKVPGRNLVFVTHSGCIADFEKSLGFPHATFPQYGSSLFVQVLPNAKFKVLGIVNNQNWPNALKQF is encoded by the coding sequence ATGGTGAATGAAGTGGTTGACCTTACCCTGACCAAACCGCGCTCGCCCCGGGCCTTTTTCAAGCGCCTGCGCAGGATTTGGCTGGGGATTGGCGTAGTGGGTTTGCTGCTCGGTTGCAGCCTGCTGTGGCCTGCGTCGCCACGGGATCTGGGCGTCGGCAATCGCCTGCTGACCTCACAGGTGATGCCGCTGTGGCGTGACGGTGACGTGATCGTGCTGGTACGCCATGAAGAGCGCTGCGACCGCTCGTCCAACCCGTGCCTGGGCCCGGTCGAAGGGCTGACGGTCAGTGGCAGCCAACAAGCTGAAAAACTCGGCAAAGCCTTTGCTGCGCTGGGCATGGCCGGCAGCGACGTGTTGGCCAGCCCGGCCATCCGTACCGCCCAGACCGTGCGTTTCATGTTTGGCAAAAGCGAGTTTACGTCCGGCGAGCGGGCCGTTTGCGGCACGGCCATGGGTGAAGAATTGCTCAGCCACAAGGTCCCGGGACGCAACCTGGTATTCGTCACTCACAGCGGCTGCATCGCCGACTTCGAGAAGAGCCTGGGTTTCCCCCACGCCACCTTCCCGCAATACGGCAGTTCATTGTTCGTGCAGGTGTTGCCCAACGCCAAGTTCAAAGTATTGGGCATCGTCAACAATCAGAACTGGCCCAACGCACTCAAGCAGTTCTAA
- the arnT gene encoding lipid IV(A) 4-amino-4-deoxy-L-arabinosyltransferase, with protein MIRFKPLHLLLLAFAAFYLLPLGLHGLWIPDETRYAQISQEMLLSGNWVTPHFMGVRYFEKPAAGYWLIALGQAVFGQNLFGVRIASALTTALSVWLAYLIARRMWHDPRKSFASALLYLSFGLVAGQAGYSNLDPQFTFWVNLSLVALWFALDSPTTRGRLISWTVLGVACAMGFMTKGFLALALPVLIALPYMLWQRRLGELLRYGPLAVAVALLLCLPWVWAIHVQEPDYWRFFFWNEHVRRFTSATAQHARPWWFFLPIMVVACLPWAGMLPATLAKMWQQRRQPAIAFLALWMLLPLFFFSLSNGKLPTYIMPCLLPLALLMGHALTELLQQGKSRAISINGLLNFAIGMAAMVALIYLQISRPPYGNSHAEMFSLSLIFIVLLGWILTNLLQAFRPQTLWAMPVLGIGLLVILLPASMPAQVTDNEMPDQFVLEHLDELKQTSALLSNELESASALAWRLQRPEVGLYETEGELRYGLQYPDSVQRKISLEQVQGWLKDARQKGSVGVLVRAGSSSEMRQVGQLPPGGTRYDKGYLQLIIYPKLP; from the coding sequence ATGATTCGCTTTAAACCCCTGCATCTGCTGTTGCTGGCCTTCGCCGCGTTTTATCTGTTGCCCCTGGGCCTGCACGGTCTGTGGATCCCGGATGAAACCCGCTACGCCCAGATCAGCCAGGAAATGCTGCTGAGCGGCAACTGGGTCACCCCGCACTTCATGGGCGTGCGCTACTTCGAAAAACCGGCCGCCGGCTATTGGTTGATCGCCCTCGGCCAGGCGGTGTTTGGCCAGAACCTGTTCGGTGTGCGCATCGCCTCGGCCTTGACCACGGCGCTGAGCGTCTGGCTGGCTTACCTGATCGCGCGCCGCATGTGGCACGACCCGCGCAAAAGCTTCGCCAGCGCCCTGCTCTACCTGAGCTTTGGCCTGGTTGCCGGGCAAGCGGGTTATTCCAACCTTGATCCGCAATTCACCTTCTGGGTCAACCTCAGCCTCGTCGCGTTGTGGTTTGCCCTCGACAGCCCCACCACCCGTGGCCGCCTGATCTCGTGGACGGTGTTGGGCGTGGCCTGCGCCATGGGTTTCATGACCAAGGGTTTCCTCGCCCTGGCCCTGCCGGTGCTGATTGCCCTGCCGTATATGCTCTGGCAGCGCCGCCTGGGTGAGTTGCTGCGTTATGGCCCGCTGGCCGTGGCCGTCGCACTGCTGCTGTGCCTGCCGTGGGTGTGGGCGATTCATGTGCAAGAGCCGGACTACTGGCGGTTCTTCTTCTGGAACGAACACGTGCGCCGCTTTACCTCCGCCACCGCACAACACGCACGGCCATGGTGGTTCTTCCTGCCGATCATGGTGGTGGCGTGCCTGCCCTGGGCGGGGATGCTGCCGGCCACGCTGGCGAAGATGTGGCAACAACGGCGCCAGCCGGCGATCGCCTTCCTGGCCTTGTGGATGCTGTTGCCGCTGTTCTTTTTCAGCCTGAGCAACGGCAAGCTGCCGACCTACATCATGCCGTGCCTGCTGCCCCTGGCGCTGTTGATGGGCCACGCATTGACCGAACTGCTGCAACAAGGCAAATCCCGCGCGATCTCTATCAACGGCCTGCTCAACTTTGCCATCGGCATGGCGGCGATGGTCGCGCTGATCTACCTGCAAATCAGCAGGCCGCCGTACGGCAACAGCCATGCGGAGATGTTCAGCCTGTCGTTGATCTTTATCGTGCTGCTGGGCTGGATCCTCACCAACCTGCTGCAAGCGTTTCGCCCGCAGACGCTGTGGGCGATGCCGGTACTGGGCATTGGTTTGCTGGTGATCCTGTTGCCAGCAAGCATGCCGGCCCAGGTGACCGACAACGAGATGCCCGACCAGTTTGTCCTTGAACACCTCGACGAGCTCAAGCAAACCAGCGCCCTGCTCAGCAACGAACTGGAAAGCGCCAGCGCCCTGGCCTGGCGCCTGCAACGGCCGGAAGTGGGCTTGTACGAAACCGAAGGCGAGCTGCGCTACGGCCTGCAATACCCGGACAGCGTGCAGCGCAAAATCAGCCTGGAGCAAGTGCAAGGCTGGCTGAAAGACGCGCGCCAGAAAGGTTCGGTGGGCGTGCTGGTACGCGCCGGCAGCAGCAGCGAGATGCGTCAAGTCGGCCAACTGCCCCCCGGCGGCACCCGCTATGACAAGGGTTACCTGCAATTGATCATCTACCCGAAACTGCCATGA